The Phragmites australis chromosome 1, lpPhrAust1.1, whole genome shotgun sequence genomic interval AATGGCAGTCTCTTTGTGATCCAGGAAGCCAGGAACTGCACTGAAAGTTCAAATGTTCATTCCTTGATTTGGAAAATTGTGGGACATATGCTCCATTCGCCTGGCCTCAATAGCAGCATAAAATTTTCCAACAACAGCAATGGTCTTCTTCATTGTGATCCCTATCGATCGCCTCGACATCAACAGTTAGAAGTACTCAAAAAATGCTTGTGGCTTTGAGTCTCACACATGTAATTGCCCTGCCTTGTTCCTAACTCTCTGGTTTTGATGGTGTCGGCGATGAAGGTGGTTTCAGGTCAGGGTACTGCAAAATAAACTCAAATGCATGAAACTGGTTGTGCATTAGCCATAATTTCTGTGGTCAATTTTCATCATAAATAATGAAGAAACAAGCATACATAAAACAGCACAGATATTTACAAGCAGAGCAAGGGAAGCTATTTCAGTCCTGTTTCTAGTTAATGTCAGTAAAGAGCGCTTAGACTGCAAATTGTCGTCCTTGCctgtaactaatttcagtagaCCTGACTTCTGATATTCTAAACCAAGTCATGTATGTGACTTGAAAGTTTCATTGTCTAATTTTCAGGTAAACATAGCTTCAATGAATTGCTAAAAATTTCAAACAACACGAAATGCCTCGTGCTGTCATTTCCATGACCTAATTATTTGTCTTTTGAGATGGATGTGAGTCGAATATTGTTTAGTAGATCTAGCAATGCACATATTTGTGTGGCAGAGCTGGAGAGAACAGAactttttgatgaaatttacTGTCAGTATAAAGGAAAGCAGTTGCTATTTTGTGTGACGCATGCAAATACTGTTGCTATTTTGAATCAGATACTAAATACAGATCAgctggataaaaaaaaatctagaacaagCAGAATCACTTGGAGTGTGGTGGTGCAAAAGCAACAAGAAACATACATTTGGATATGGCGATAATGGTCTCCTAGTTGCATGTTTTACAGCAGTCGTACTTCCATTGGGATTTTCATGAACACCATCGGATCCATCACCTGTATTGACTACAAAGTTGTTTGGAGGAGCTAATGGTTCCCCGTTCCCCTCCTGCTGACCATCTATTCCATCAGCGCTCACATCTGTGTGCGCTAACTTTTCTCCCTTCTTTTTCTTCGGGAAAACATGTACAGACGGGGGAAGATAACTTTCTTGAACCGCCTAACTAAGAAGAAAGACttagaaagaaaaacaaaaaagtatGATATGGTTGTTCCCACAGAATGGAATGGTAGCTTACCTGCCACCCTTCGGGGCCTCTCAAGCCTCCTTTAACTGCGTAGGCTTCCTTGAAACCATTCTTGAACAGTAGCTCAGCAACTTTCAAAGAATTATCATCAAAGCTACCTTACACAGCATAAACTTAAGTTGGTAACAAGATGGCAGTAAAAATAAAGCAAACTCAGACAAAAGGTATCATTAAAGTAACTAACTCTGAGGTGAAAATTCACATGGCATCCATTTTTATTAGGTTGAAAGATAGACTACAATGTGGCATAATATTTTCtatatacttttttttattaGCCATACAATTATGCAAATTAGAAGCTTCTTGGAtagaaaagagaataacaaAGTTCCTTCCCTCTGTTGAAGTTCCTTGCATCAGAAACAGCGATGTAACAAAACACAACATAGTACTGCTTGCTATGAATTTCTCATCCTTATGAGAAGGTACACACTGATCAATTGCAATTACCGAGAATTTAATGCAATTCAGAGTTTGATGGAAATTCAATAATAAATAAGTCGTAAGCAAACTAATTTATTCATCTTTTTCGAACTATGCTTCATTCATATGATAGAATATGGGTTTAAATAAATTGGATCTTTGCAGAGTTCAGCAAAGTTGTTTCTTTATTTGTGTTTGCTCTGTTAgttaataattattaataaaactaaataaataaatggaaaatgaaaatggataGAATaccctttattttttcttcaaaccATGGGGCATTTGGTTTACATAGCTATATTGTGTTTTACTAGATCTGTACAATTGCTTTCCCTTCCTGAATTCTAAGGTGTTTCAATGCTTACAGTTAACACCTGAGAGTGTGTACATTAATCTTTTGTGAATTGCAACTCATTCAGCAGTGGACGCAAGTAACTGCATTTGAGGCAAAACCCATCCAACATTCCAATCTACAGAGATTGCATCTAGCACTACAGGCACAAGATGCACAGCATTAGCAAGAACCACCTCACCAGGTATCGGTAATGATTTCATTTAGCACTCACTTGTCAAGGACGCAGATGATGGTGTTCGCCGGGTCCGGGAACCTTGCCAGCACCTCCCTGACGAACCCATCCTCGTCCTCCCCGTCGAAATCGATCTGCACGGCGCTCTTGCCGACGAGCCTCAGGTTCGGCGGAGCCATGAATCGCACGCTCTTGCCCCGTCTGATGTCCAGCAGCTGTGCCTCCGGCACGTCGCGGAGCTTGCGGAACGCGTCGATGGCGCTAACGGGCTTGTACTTCTTGAAGTAGTAGTCCTGCACCAGCGGGATCACCACGAGCCACACGAGCACCACCCCGGCCACGAAGAAGGGATTGCGGTTGTTGAAGTCGTCGATGGCCACCACGATGGACTCGAGGCTCACCTTCCCGTCGCCCTCCGCAGAGAGGGAAGGGAGCGGCCAGGACGCGAccgcgacggcgacggggaCCCGCCAAGGCGCCGCCTTTAGCGCCAAGATTGCGGCCTTGGGCACGGCGGTGGGGGTGCGAGGAACACGGATTTCCGAGGAGTTGGCAATCTTGGCCGCATTGGGCAGTAAAAGTCGGTTCTTGCGAGGATTTCTTGGGCGATTGAGGGGATTTTGGAGGTGAGAGCTGGAGATTTGGAAGGGCGAGCACCGTTCTTGGAGTCGTCGGAGAGCCATGGGAGCACGGCTGCACGAGGCCTGAGCTCTGTGCAAGGATAAAAGAGCTCAGGCTCTGCAAGATGGATTGCTCAGGATTTCATGGTCTTCAGCTAGCTATCCGATTAATccgcttttaaaaaaaaactaaatcgTTAAATCtgggagagaaggaagagagaaagatgtaggatttttttttctaattttttaagcTGAAAATTCTATAAAAGCTAGATCGTAGTATCTTCTATATcataatttttaagaatttttcagtgttttaaatttttgagaacaatgaaatattgtgtttttaattttttaatacgTTGTCCGTTCAGTGGACGATAGAGACATAtagttactatttttttaaatcacCATTTAAAATcgttaaatttaaaaaattaaaataaaaaaataaaaaaactggaAAGATGTATGCGCCTTGCGCTTAGACCTGGGCCGGGCCGAAGAAAACTCAGTTTGTTTTGGATAAAAATGGCTGCCTCGGCCCAGTACAATAATCTCATAATGTTTTGAGTGGGCTTGAGATGGGCCTATTTTTTCGAGCTTCTAGACGGCTGTCTAGACCCGTCCACAATAGCCAACGGACCGGTCTAGCGCCAAAATCGGGCTGGGCTGGGTTTGGGCTTTTTAGGGCCGGACTTTTATGCTCGGTCTACTTGGGCTCCCACAATCTCAATTGAGCCTTTACGCAATCCGTGTGCTTCAGTGACAAGTTGGACCGCGGAAAGTTCGTCCATCGCGACGGGCAAGATCTGAACGATTTGAATTGATGCACGTAACGCCAccgagaaaaaggaaaaaagaaaattgcGCAGGTGAATTTTCATGCCGCGGACATGTATGACACTAGATACATCTCAGAACATATTCTATATGGTTAATCGTACAATAATTTTCTTGGCTATCTGTAGTAATATGATATTACAACCTACAAGCTTCGTGGCACGATCACAACTTCAGCGCTAACTCATTACCACatcatttttgtaaaaaaaaaaaactcattagCACATACACGTTTTGTGAGTTCATGATGCTACAGCATCCAGTCTCAGATTGACGACAAACCTGAGAAGAACTCGATGTACCTCGACGGATCGGCGAGCACCTTGAGCGATCTCGGGATCGGCGGGACGTTGATGTCGACCAGCCCCTCCAGAACCTGCACCACCATCCCCATGCTCGGTCGCGCGCTCTCGGCTTCCTGCACGCACCAGCACGCCACCTTGCACGCCCTCTCCACCTCGGCGACGTCGGCATTGCCGCCGAGCTGGCTGTCCACCGCGCTCCTCACGTCCCCGTCGAAGAGCAGGCTCACGGCCGTCGATGGGAAGAAGTCCACCGTGCCGTCCGGCCGCTGCCCGACGTTCCTCCGGCCCGAGATGATCTCGAACAGCATCATGCCGTAGCTGAACACGTCCGCCTTGGTGGTGATGGCCGTGCCGGCGATCCATTCCGGCGCCAGGTACCCCACCGTGCCCCGCATCGTGGTCAGCACACGGCTGAAGTCGCGGCCCATGAGCTTGGCGAGCCCAAAGTCCGCGACCTTCGGAACGAACGCGTCATCCAGAAGGATGTTCTCGGGCTTGATGTCGCAGTGGATGATGCAATCCCTGCATTTCTCGTGCAGATAGTCCAGTCCTCTCGCGATCCCCAGAGCGATTTGGTATCTCGTGTCCCAGCACAGCACACCTTGGCTGGTCCCGAAAAGATGTCTGTCCAAGGAGCCCTTTGGCATGTGCTCGTAGACGAGTAGCCGTCGCGTCCTCTCGGAGCAGAACCCGAGCAGTCTGATCAGGTTGACATGCTGGATCGTGCCGATCGTGCTCACCTCTGCACGGAACTGCTTCTCCCCCTGCCGAACGCCTTCGAGCTTCTTCACCGCGACGAGCGTTGCGTCAGGTAGTGACCCTTCGAACACTGACCCGAAGGCGCCACCACCGAGCTTCCCGGAGAAGTTCTTGGTCACGAATCGCAGGTCACGGTACGTGAATGCCATCAGGGATCCTTCGACCCTCCTCAACGACCTGATCCTTCTGCTTCTCAGGATGATCAGAACGATGACAGCAACGGCAACGACTAACCCCGCGACGACGAGCCCAATGATCAGTTTCTTAGTGTTCCTGGTGCTAGCGAACTCGGACGCAGCCAGGCGGATCGAAATGCTGCCGCCTCCAGTGCCAATGATGCTCGTGTCTTGGAGATTTATGAGATCGCCGTACCACAGCGAGCAGCTGCCGTTGTAAGAGTAAGCGGTGCATGAACAGTTGCCGAGGCACGCGAGCTCGCAGTCATGAGCACTCGCGGTCGCCACGCTCTGCGCGTTGCTCGGCAGCCTCACGTTGGGCATCGTGTAGAATCTATCGTTCTTGTTGTTCTTCTGCGCGCCTTGAGCGCCGCAGTGCAGGCCGGCGTTCCGGGCG includes:
- the LOC133926281 gene encoding rhodanese-like domain-containing protein 4A, chloroplastic isoform X2 — its product is MALRRLQERCSPFQISSSHLQNPLNRPRNPRKNRLLLPNAAKIANSSEIRVPRTPTAVPKAAILALKAAPWRVPVAVAVASWPLPSLSAEGDGKVSLESIVVAIDDFNNRNPFFVAGVVLVWLVVIPLVQDYYFKKYKPVSAIDAFRKLRDVPEAQLLDIRRGKSVRFMAPPNLRLVGKSAVQIDFDGEDEDGFVREVLARFPDPANTIICVLDNFDDNSLKVAELLFKNGFKEAYAVKGGLRGPEGWQAVQESYLPPSVHVFPKKKKGEKLAHTDVSADGIDGQQEGNGEPLAPPNNFVVNTGDGSDGVHENPNGSTTAVKHATRRPLSPYPNYPDLKPPSSPTPSKPES
- the LOC133926281 gene encoding rhodanese-like domain-containing protein 4A, chloroplastic isoform X1, producing the protein MALRRLQERCSPFQISSSHLQNPLNRPRNPRKNRLLLPNAAKIANSSEIRVPRTPTAVPKAAILALKAAPWRVPVAVAVASWPLPSLSAEGDGKVSLESIVVAIDDFNNRNPFFVAGVVLVWLVVIPLVQDYYFKKYKPVSAIDAFRKLRDVPEAQLLDIRRGKSVRFMAPPNLRLVGKSAVQIDFDGEDEDGFVREVLARFPDPANTIICVLDNFDDNSLKVAELLFKNGFKEAYAVKGGLRGPEGWQAVQESYLPPSVHVFPKKKKGEKLAHTDVSADGIDGQQEGNGEPLAPPNNFVVNTGDGSDGVHENPNGSTTAVKHATRRPLSPYPNFHAFEFILQYPDLKPPSSPTPSKPES
- the LOC133926294 gene encoding G-type lectin S-receptor-like serine/threonine-protein kinase At2g19130, which translates into the protein MATRRRGRAPSPVLLLLLSFLFLQGAPSQADDTVAAGRPLSGRQSLVSKRGKFRLGFFQPDNSSQHWYLGIWYNQISLHTKVWVANRETPIPDPESSQLSISSDGNMVILDHRKSPIWSTNVTGIASNSTVGVILDNGNLVLADASNTSVVLWQSFDHFGNTWLPGGKLGRNKLTGEVTHLIAWKGYNDPTPSMFSLELDPRGTSQYLLNWNDSKQYWSSGNWTGHAFTAVPEMMATDASPLSEYTFGYVDGENESYFIYDVKDEAVVTRFLVDVTGQIKFLTWVEAAAEWVLFWTEPKAQCDVYSICGPFGVCTENALPSCSCPRGFRERRLDEWLHGDRTAGCARNAGLHCGAQGAQKNNKNDRFYTMPNVRLPSNAQSVATASAHDCELACLGNCSCTAYSYNGSCSLWYGDLINLQDTSIIGTGGGSISIRLAASEFASTRNTKKLIIGLVVAGLVVAVAVIVLIILRSRRIRSLRRVEGSLMAFTYRDLRFVTKNFSGKLGGGAFGSVFEGSLPDATLVAVKKLEGVRQGEKQFRAEVSTIGTIQHVNLIRLLGFCSERTRRLLVYEHMPKGSLDRHLFGTSQGVLCWDTRYQIALGIARGLDYLHEKCRDCIIHCDIKPENILLDDAFVPKVADFGLAKLMGRDFSRVLTTMRGTVGYLAPEWIAGTAITTKADVFSYGMMLFEIISGRRNVGQRPDGTVDFFPSTAVSLLFDGDVRSAVDSQLGGNADVAEVERACKVACWCVQEAESARPSMGMVVQVLEGLVDINVPPIPRSLKVLADPSRYIEFFSGLSSI